In the genome of Myxococcus guangdongensis, the window TCCCCGCCACAACCACCGCAACACCAGGAAGCGCACCAGCGGTTGGGCCACGCAGAGGTACCACCCTCCCGCGAGTGAGGGCCGCGCCGAGTCCGATACCTGCCAGGGCCTCGACGGGTCCGGCGACGTGAGCCACGCGAACGCGATGACCCACCCGAGAATCAGCAACTCCACGCACGACGAGTCACACCACCGCGTGCACCTCCGGGCCAGCGCCTCCAGCGCGCCCCGTCCCCGTTCACCCACCAGGCTCGCGCGGAGGAACTGTCGCGCCGCCGCGCCCAGCCGGCGGTCGATATAGGGCCCCGCCGCCACCAGCACGGGCAGCGACAGCAGCAGCTCCCCATGGACCTGGAGGTCCCGGACCAACAGGCGCGGGGCGCTCCCACCCTGCATCCACGCCAGCAGCACGAGCGGCCCCCAGCACCCCAACGCGAGCACGAGCGCGAAGAGCCCGGAGCGGCCCGGCTCGACACCTCGCAGCCCGCGCCCCAGTGTCTGGAACGGACCGCCCCTCACCAGCGAGAAGTCCGTCAGCGTCCCCGAGCTCTCCATGCGAGCACCACGAGGCCCAGGGCCTCAGTACTCCTCGAACATCCGCTGGACGCGCGTGGGGTCCTTGGTCTCCAGCAGCGCCAGCTGGAGCAGCACGCGCGACTTCGCGGGGTTCAACTCGCCCGAGGCCACGAAGCCCTTCTGGTCGTCGTTGATTTCGTTGTTGCGCAGCACCAGGCCGCTCGGCAGGCGCGTGCTGCGCACCACCACCACGCCCTTCTTCACGTGCTTCGCCAGCGTGTCGAGCGCGGGCTGGGTCATGTTCCCGTCCCCCACCCCCGCGATGACCAGCCCCTTGGCGCCGTTCTTCACCGCCGAGTCGATGAGGTCCGGGCTCATGTTCGCGTGCGCGTAGAGGATGTCCACGCGCGGCAGCGCGCTCTCGCCCGCGATGGAGAACTCCGAGTCCACCGTGTGCCGCTTGTCCATCTTCTCGAACCAGTGGATGTCGCCCGTGTTGACCACGCCCGCGGGCCCGCGGTTCAGGCTGCGGAAGGTCTCCACGTTGGTGGTGTTCGTCTTCGTCACGTTGCGGGCCGCGTGGATCTCGTCGTTGATGACGATGAGCACGCCCCGCCCCTTCGCCTCCGGCGACGCCGCCACGGCCACCGCGTTGTAGAGGTTGCCCGGCCCGTCCGCGCTGGTGGCGGTGGCGGGCCGCATGGAGCCCACCAGGACCACCGGCTTGTCGCTCTTCACTACCAGGTCCAGGAAGTACGCCGTCTCCTCCAGCGTGTCCGTGCCGTGCGTGACGACGACGGCGTCCACGTCCGGCGAGGCCAACAGCTCGTTGGTCCGCTTCGCCAGCTTCAGCCACACCGCGTCGTTCATGTCCTGGCTGCCGATGTTCGCCACCTGCTCACCGGACAGCCTCGCCAGCTTGTCCAGGTTCGGCACGCCCTTGATGAGGTCCTCGACCTTGAAGGCCCCCGCCTTGTAGCCATACCCCTGCGGATTGCCCTGCGCCCCGGCGATGGTGCCCCCCGTCGCCAGGATGCGCACCGACTGCGGCGGCTTTGCGTCCTTCGCCTTCGTGCCCACCGCATCCCCTCGGGCCGACGACGTGTCCGTGCCGGGGAGCGTGGGACGGGCCTGGCCCTCCTGCGCGGCGATGCCCGCGCCCGTCAGCAGCAGGCCGACCGCGCACAGCACGCCTCTCATCGAGCTCTTCGAACCATTCATGATGGGCCTCCATCGAAGGTGGGAATCCCGCGCGCTCACGAGTCCAGCTTGCGCCCCTTCCACTCCTGGATGGCGCGGATGACGATGTCCTTCAGGCCCTGGCCGATGCGCGGGTAGGCCTCGTCGTCCAGGTTCGCCAGCGACACGCGGGCCGACCACTCCGGCCCCTCGAAGCCGCTGCCGTTGAGCAGCACCACGCCATGCCTGCGCGCCAGCGCGAGCACGATGTCGAGCGGGTCATGCCGCGCCTCCTCGTACTCCACGAAGTCCTTCCCCACGTGCTTGCGCCCCCACGCCTCCAGGTCGAGCGTCTGGTAGTACGCCGAGCGCAGCGGGTCGTCCGGCAGTTCCACGCCCAGGCCCCGGTACAGCGCCGCCAGTCGCTCCTGGCAGATGCGCCGGCAGCGCTTCTTGTACGCGTCATCCTTGTCCAGGAGCGCGAACAGCGAGAACAGCGACATCTGGAGCTGCTGCGGCAGGGACAGGCCCGCGGTGTGGTTCAGCGCCACCGCGCGGCTGTCCGCCACCATCCGGTCGATGAACTTCAGTCGCTCGGGCGAGAGGCTGATGGAGCCGTAGCGCTCCTCGAGCATCTCGCGCTGGGCGGCCGGCAGGCGGGCCATCATGTCGTCGAGGATGTTGTCCTCGTGGAGCGCGACGACCCCCAGGCGCCAGCCGGTGCACCCGAAGTGCTTCGAGTACGAGTAGACGAGCAGCGTGTTGTGGGGCAGCTCCGCCGCCAGCGAGCGGAAGCCCTCCACGAAGGTGCCGTACACGTCGTCCGTCAGCAGCAGCAGGTCCGGCCGCTTCTTCCGGACGATGTCCACCAGCAAATCCAGCGACTCGCGCCGCATCGCCGTCGCGCCCGGGTTGCCGGGGTGGACCACGAAGAACGCCTTGATGCGCGGGTCCTCCAGCTTGCGCAGCTCCGAATCCGGGTACTGCCACGCGTGCCGCCCCTCCTCCGTCATCTCGCTCTGCCGGATGTCCACCGTGCGCAGGTCGAACTCCTCCAGGCGCGGAATCTCCAGGTAGGGCGTGAAGATGGGCGTGCCCAGGGCGATGGTGTCCCCCTTCTGGAGCAGGCCGTTCACCATCAGCGAGCGGAAGATGTACGTCATCGCCGCGGTGCCGCCCTCGACGGCGAACAGGTCGAAGCGGCCCGGGGGCGGACGTCCGTCACACATCTCCTTCGCCAGATAGGACTGAACGATTCGCTCCGCGTGGACGAGCATCCGGTCCGGCACCGGATAGTTGTCACCGATGGCCGCGTCGGTGAGCTCCCAGACGAAGGCGTCCTCGTCGAAGCCCAGCTGGCGCACGCCATGCTCCAGCGAGTCGCGCAAGAGCCTCACCGCCGCGCTGTCCTCGTGTCCCTCCAGGAAGTCGCGCAGCCGCCGGGCGATGCCGGGTGACTTCGGCATGCCCGCGAGCCCCACCTCGGGCTCGTTCCACGTGCGGCGGCTCTCGCTCAGCGCGAACTGCCCCATCAGGAAGAACGCCTCGCGCGGCGTGGTGGCAATCCAGTTGGGGTTGCCTCGCCCCGCGTTGAGCATCACCGCCGCGCGTGTCTTCGCGGACTCGTCCGCCATCTCGATGAGCGTGTCCTTCAGCTCGAAGGGGCTGAGCTTGTGGAGCTCGCGTGGCGTGGTGGTCTCCGTCTCCTCCCTCACGCCGGTCTCCGTCTCCGTCCTCGTCTCCATGCGCCCCCTCCGTCCACGTTGGCGACAGGACGTTGTCCACGCGTGCACACGCCGCCAATCCGAAGGCGGACACGCTCCGGGCGCTCGCAGGTCCGCGTGCCCACGCGCGCTCGGGGCCCCTCGGCCGCCCCGCCCCACGGGGCCCGGTTGTCCCACGCGCCGAAGCCACCCAGCTTGCCGCCTGGGGCCACAGCGCGCCCCTCCACTTGCGTGGACAGACGAAGAGCGAGGCGGCGGATGAGCGTGGATGTCGTCGGTGAAACCCAGGGCCAGCAGTCTCCCGTATCGCGCAACGAGGTGACGGAGCGGGACGCGCCCGGCATGGATCTGGTGTGGATTCCGGGCGGCACCTACTGGATGGGCTCGGACCACCACTATCCCGAGGAGAAGCCCGCGCACCAGGTGACGGTCAGCGGCTTCTGGATGGACCGCCACCCGGTGACGAACGAGGACTTCGCGCGCTTCGTCGAGGCCACAGGCTACGTCACCGTCGCGGAGCGCCCGCTGAATCCGGACGACTTCCCCGGCGCCAGGCCAGAGCTGCTCGTGCCCGGCGCGCTCGTGTTCCGCAAGACGGCCCAGCGCGTGAGCCTGAAGGACTTGACGCAGTGGTGGGCCTACACCCCCGGCGCCTGCTGGAAGGCCCCCGAGGGCGCCGACAGCACGTGGCTCGGCCGCGAGCGCCACCCCGTGGTCCACGTCGCCTACGAGGACGCGGAGGCCTACGCCACCTGGGCCGGCAAGGCCCTGCCCACCGAGGCCGAGTGGGAGCGCGCGGCACGCGGCGGCCTGGACCGCAAGGTGTACGTCTGGGGTGACGAGTTCTCTCCGGGAGGCCAGCAGATGGCCAACATCTGGCAAGGGGAGTTCCCCTGGCAGAACCTGAACACCGATGGGTTCGAGGGGACCTCGCCAGTCGGGAGCTTCCCACCCAACGGGTATGGGCTCTTCGACATGGCGGGCAACGTCTGGGAGTGGACCTGCGACTGGTTCCAGGAGCGCCACCAGGGCAACGGCGGCAAGGCGTGCTGCATCCCCGTCAACCCGCGCGGCCCCGCCTCCGGTGGGAAGAGCCTGGACCCGAGCCTGCCCCACGTGCGCATCCCCCGCCGCGTCCTCAAGGGCGGCAGCCACCTCTGCGCGTCCAACTACTGCCTGCGCTACCGCCCCGCCGCGCGCTCGCCGCAGTCCATCGACAGCGGAACCTCGCACATCGGATTCCGATGTGTCGTCCATGTCTCGGACGCGTGAGACGCGGGCCTTCCTCCGGAAAAAACGACGGAGTTTCGCCGACTTGGGCCCCCCCTGTCGTGAACATGAAAGCCCTGCTATTTTGCGCTCCCATTACAGAGCTGTGTTATCAGCAGATCCTGTTTCGCGAGTCAGCGACTGAAACAGCGGATTGGCCCAGGGGACACTCGAGTGAAGAGCGACGCGACACGGACACTGTTGGTGACTCGGGCGGACCTGCGCTGCATCGTGGAGGAAGTGGGTGCGGACGCGTTGATGGACGAGCTCATCCGCGCGCTCACCGAGGCGCTGCGCACGTTCGACGGTGAGCTCACGGAGGTGCGCAAGCGCGATGGCTTCCTGACGGAGCACCCGAGACAGCCTGGCTGTCTCGAGTGGATGCCGGTGATGCAGAAGGGCGGCGCCGTCACCGTGAAGATGGTGAGCTACAGCCCGTTCAACCCCGAGGAGCAGGGGCTGCCCACCATCATCGCGACCAACAGCCTGTATGACTCCAGGACGGGCCACCTCGTCGCCTTGATGGACGGCGTGTTCGCCACGGCGCTGCGCACGGGCGCGGCCTCCGCGGTGGCCACGCGCTGCCTGGCCTCACCGGACAGCCGCGTGCTGGGCCTGGTGGGCTGCGGCGCCCAGGCGGTGACGCAGTTGCACGCCATCAGCCGCGTCTTCCCGCTCACGGAGGTCCTCGCGTACGACACGAACCCGGAGGCGCAGGCCTCGCTCGCGCGGCGCACGGCGTTCCTCGGGCTGGACGTGAAGCAGGTGTCGCTGGCGGAGCTGGAGGAGCGCTCGGACATCATCTGCACCGCGACCTCCATCGCCGTGGGCGCGGGCCCGGTCATCTCCGGCAAGGCGCTCAAGCCGCACGTGCACGTCAACGCCGTGGGCTCGGACCTGCCCGGCAAGACGGAGCTGCCGCGCTCGCTGCTGGAGAAGAGCCTGGTGTGCCCGGACTTCACCGTGCAGGCGCTGGTGGAGGGCGAGTGCCAGCAGCTCAAGCCCGAGCAGGTGGGCCCGGACCTCGTCACGCTGGTGAAGAACCCGGACCGCTACGAGTCCTGGCGCCAGCGGTCCACCGTGTTCGACTCCACCGGCTACGCGCTGGAGGACCAGGTCGTCACCGCGCTGTTCCTCCGCCACGCGGAGCGGCTGGGCCTGGGCACGTCGGTGGGGCTGGAGACGGTGGGCGGCGACGCGTTGGATCCCTACTCGCTCGTGCGCGAGCCGGAGTCCACGGCCCGCGGCAACCTGCGCCGCGCCACGGGCAGCTGAAGTCCTTCAGAGCTCCAGGAGGATCTTCCCGAAGCTCGCGTTGGACTCCATGTAACGGTGCGCGTCCGCCACGCGCGCCAGCGGGAAGGTGGTGTCGATGACCGCGCGCACGCGGCCGTCGACGAGCTTCGGCAACCAGCGCTCGCGGAAGCGCTGGACGACGGCGACCTTGTCGGCCAGGGGCAACGGACGCAGCGCCATGCCCTTGAGCTGGAGGCGGCGCAGCACCACCTGCTTCAGGTCCAGGTCGCCGCGGATTCCGTCCATCAAGCCCACGAGCATCAACGTGCCGCCGAAGCGCAGCGCGCGCAGGTTGCGCCCCAGCGCCGCGCCTCCGACGAAGTCCTCCACCACGTCCAGGCCGCGCCCCTTCGTCCACTCGGGCACCGCGTCCGCGAAGTTCTCGCGCGTGCGCACCACGCCCGCCGAGGCGCCCAGCGCCAGACACCGGCGCAGCTTCTCGTCGCTGCCCACGGTGACGAAGACGGTGGCCCCCACCTCGCGCGCCACCTGGATGCACGCGGTGCCGATGCCGCTGCCCGCGGCGTGGATGAGCACGGACTGACCGGGGCCCAGCCCGCCCAGCTCGACGAGGGATTCGTGCGCGGTGCAGTACGCCTCGGGCGCGGCCGCCGCCTCGACGAAGGACCAGCCCGCTGGAATGGGGAGGGCCATCCCCTCCTCCATCAGACACGCCTCCGCGTAGCCGCCGCCGTCCACCAGCCCGAAGACGCGCGCGCCGGACTGGAAGGCGCGCACCTCGTCGCCCACGGCCTCCACCACGCCCGCGACCTCGATGCCGAGCAACGGACTGGTGACGCCGGGAGGCAGCGTGTAGCCGCCGGCGCGCTGGCTGGTGTCTCCGCGGTTGAGGGCGGAGGCGCGCACGCGCACGAGGAGCTGACGGGGACCGGGGACGGGACGGGGTCTGACTTCCAGGTGGAGCTGCTCCGGACCGCCGGGAGTCCGGACGACGACCGCGGTCATCACCTCAGTAGTTCGCATCCACGTCCACGCCATGGCGCCGCAAGGGCACGAGGAAGGAGCGCTCGAAGGTCATCACGACGGTGCCGTCCGCCTTGAGGCCCTGGGTCTCCACGGTGACCACTCCCTGTTTCGCGCGAGAGCGGGACCTCCTCTTGGCCAGCACCCGGCTCTCCGCGTACAGGGTGTCCCCCACGAAGACCGGGGCCGTCAACCGGATGCGGTCCCACCCCAGGTTGGCCACGCCCTTGGCGCTGGTGCTGTTCAGACTCATCCCCCCGACGATGGCCAGGGTGACGAGGCTGGACATCAACGGCCGCTTCCACTCCGTCTTGCTGGCGTAGACGGCGTCGATGTGGAGCGGGTGCGTGTTGAGGCTGAGCAACGACTGCCACATGTTGTCCACGTCGGTGAGGGTGCGGCCGGGGCGGTGCTCGAAGACGTCGCCCACCTCGAAGTCCTCGTAGAACAGCCCGT includes:
- a CDS encoding type II asparaginase is translated as MNGSKSSMRGVLCAVGLLLTGAGIAAQEGQARPTLPGTDTSSARGDAVGTKAKDAKPPQSVRILATGGTIAGAQGNPQGYGYKAGAFKVEDLIKGVPNLDKLARLSGEQVANIGSQDMNDAVWLKLAKRTNELLASPDVDAVVVTHGTDTLEETAYFLDLVVKSDKPVVLVGSMRPATATSADGPGNLYNAVAVAASPEAKGRGVLIVINDEIHAARNVTKTNTTNVETFRSLNRGPAGVVNTGDIHWFEKMDKRHTVDSEFSIAGESALPRVDILYAHANMSPDLIDSAVKNGAKGLVIAGVGDGNMTQPALDTLAKHVKKGVVVVRSTRLPSGLVLRNNEINDDQKGFVASGELNPAKSRVLLQLALLETKDPTRVQRMFEEY
- the aspD gene encoding aspartate 4-decarboxylase, giving the protein METRTETETGVREETETTTPRELHKLSPFELKDTLIEMADESAKTRAAVMLNAGRGNPNWIATTPREAFFLMGQFALSESRRTWNEPEVGLAGMPKSPGIARRLRDFLEGHEDSAAVRLLRDSLEHGVRQLGFDEDAFVWELTDAAIGDNYPVPDRMLVHAERIVQSYLAKEMCDGRPPPGRFDLFAVEGGTAAMTYIFRSLMVNGLLQKGDTIALGTPIFTPYLEIPRLEEFDLRTVDIRQSEMTEEGRHAWQYPDSELRKLEDPRIKAFFVVHPGNPGATAMRRESLDLLVDIVRKKRPDLLLLTDDVYGTFVEGFRSLAAELPHNTLLVYSYSKHFGCTGWRLGVVALHEDNILDDMMARLPAAQREMLEERYGSISLSPERLKFIDRMVADSRAVALNHTAGLSLPQQLQMSLFSLFALLDKDDAYKKRCRRICQERLAALYRGLGVELPDDPLRSAYYQTLDLEAWGRKHVGKDFVEYEEARHDPLDIVLALARRHGVVLLNGSGFEGPEWSARVSLANLDDEAYPRIGQGLKDIVIRAIQEWKGRKLDS
- a CDS encoding formylglycine-generating enzyme family protein, which produces MSVDVVGETQGQQSPVSRNEVTERDAPGMDLVWIPGGTYWMGSDHHYPEEKPAHQVTVSGFWMDRHPVTNEDFARFVEATGYVTVAERPLNPDDFPGARPELLVPGALVFRKTAQRVSLKDLTQWWAYTPGACWKAPEGADSTWLGRERHPVVHVAYEDAEAYATWAGKALPTEAEWERAARGGLDRKVYVWGDEFSPGGQQMANIWQGEFPWQNLNTDGFEGTSPVGSFPPNGYGLFDMAGNVWEWTCDWFQERHQGNGGKACCIPVNPRGPASGGKSLDPSLPHVRIPRRVLKGGSHLCASNYCLRYRPAARSPQSIDSGTSHIGFRCVVHVSDA
- a CDS encoding ornithine cyclodeaminase family protein, producing MKSDATRTLLVTRADLRCIVEEVGADALMDELIRALTEALRTFDGELTEVRKRDGFLTEHPRQPGCLEWMPVMQKGGAVTVKMVSYSPFNPEEQGLPTIIATNSLYDSRTGHLVALMDGVFATALRTGAASAVATRCLASPDSRVLGLVGCGAQAVTQLHAISRVFPLTEVLAYDTNPEAQASLARRTAFLGLDVKQVSLAELEERSDIICTATSIAVGAGPVISGKALKPHVHVNAVGSDLPGKTELPRSLLEKSLVCPDFTVQALVEGECQQLKPEQVGPDLVTLVKNPDRYESWRQRSTVFDSTGYALEDQVVTALFLRHAERLGLGTSVGLETVGGDALDPYSLVREPESTARGNLRRATGS
- a CDS encoding NAD(P)H-quinone oxidoreductase, with the translated sequence MRTTEVMTAVVVRTPGGPEQLHLEVRPRPVPGPRQLLVRVRASALNRGDTSQRAGGYTLPPGVTSPLLGIEVAGVVEAVGDEVRAFQSGARVFGLVDGGGYAEACLMEEGMALPIPAGWSFVEAAAAPEAYCTAHESLVELGGLGPGQSVLIHAAGSGIGTACIQVAREVGATVFVTVGSDEKLRRCLALGASAGVVRTRENFADAVPEWTKGRGLDVVEDFVGGAALGRNLRALRFGGTLMLVGLMDGIRGDLDLKQVVLRRLQLKGMALRPLPLADKVAVVQRFRERWLPKLVDGRVRAVIDTTFPLARVADAHRYMESNASFGKILLEL
- a CDS encoding MaoC/PaaZ C-terminal domain-containing protein: MKKMVAAHKKVGKQRYRETHGLFYEDFEVGDVFEHRPGRTLTDVDNMWQSLLSLNTHPLHIDAVYASKTEWKRPLMSSLVTLAIVGGMSLNSTSAKGVANLGWDRIRLTAPVFVGDTLYAESRVLAKRRSRSRAKQGVVTVETQGLKADGTVVMTFERSFLVPLRRHGVDVDANY